CCATCTTCGTCTCGTACCTGCTGAAGGCGGTGGTGACGGTGCCGCTCGTGTGGTTGGGCGTGCGTCACTTCGGGATGATGGGCGGTGTCGTGTCCTGGGCGTTGGCCGAGGTGGTGGGCAAGTGCTCACTGCTCGTGCGCGTGCCGGCGGCGCTGTCCACTCCGGAGCACCCGCTGCGCGTCCGGGACGTCATCCCCTGGCGCGAGCTGGGCAAGGCGTCTGTCGCGGCCGTGGCCGCCGGGGTGGCCGTCTTCCTGCTGCGCGCCGGGACGGAGCACGCCTGGCTCGGACTGCCCGAGGGCTTCGTCTGGAGGATCCTGCCGCTCGCGCTGGCCGGCATGTTGTTCCTCGCGGGGTATGTAGGCGTCCTGTACGCCACGGGAGTGCGTCCGCTGAGCGTCCTCGCCAGCCTGCGTGCTCGCCGCGCCAGTTGCTCCTCCAGACATGTCACTGGTGGACGGTGACGGGTCTGGGGGGACTCCCGCCCCAGGGGGCTGGTACCTAGCTTGGGGCTCCGTTCAACTGGGGAGGAGTGGCGTGATGGGTATTGATGCGATGACGCTGTATCGGATGGCTCGCAAGCTGCACCTGCGGGGTGTCCCCGTGTTGCCGGCCGTACTGCGCAAGGCGATTCACTTCCTGCATGGCTCGTACATCCCCGCCGAGGCGGAGATCGGCGAGGGCACGCAGCTGGGCTACGGCGGCATGGGCATCGTCATCCACAAGGATGCCCGGATCGGTCGTCACTGTCTCATCTCCCATCAGGTGACGATTGGCGGACGCTCGGGGCTCAAGGATCTGCCCGTCATCGGCGACTACGTGCGCATCGGCGCGGGCGCCAAGATTCTCGGCAACATCCACATCGGGGACTTCGCCGTCATTGGCGCGAACGCCGTGGTGGTGAGGGACGTGGCTCCCGGCGCGGTGGTGGGGGGCATCCCGGCCAAGGAGATTCGCAGGGATCCGGATCCGCTCGCCGCCTATGAGCGTGAGATGGGGCTGCGCCCGCCGGTGCGGCGCCCCGAGGCGGTCCCGTCCGTTCCTCCATCGGCGTCGTCCGCCGCGCGCTAGTCCAGAAGGGAACCGAGCATGCGAGTGCTCCTCGTCGGTGACTATCCGCCACCGCATGGTGGCGTGGCGATCCACGTCCAGCAGCTCCACGGGTACCTGCGCGAGCGCGGGGTGGAGGCGGTGGTGCTGGACATCGGGAAGGGCGGCCGGCCGGCTCCGGACGTCATCCCCGTCCGCACCCCCACGCAGTACGGCAAGCGGCTCGCGGGCTTCCTGCGGGACGGGTGGACGGTGCACGTCCACACCAGCGGCAACAACCCGAAGTCCTGGATGCTCGCCGCCACCGCGGGGGTGAGGGCGCCTCGCTCGCAGCGGATCATCACGCTGCACTCGGGGCTGCTGCCGGACTACCTGGGCGCCTCCGTGTCGCGCCGGGCCTTCGCCCGGGTGGCCCTGGCCGGCTACTCGCGTGTGGTGGCGGTGTCCGAGGCGGTGCGCGAGGCGCTCCTGCGCTGCGGCATCCCCGAGAAGAAGGTCGTCGTGTATCCGGCCTTCTGCGGCTCGCAGGTGAAGCCGGGGGTGGAGACCCTGGAGATCCGCGAGGCGCGCCGCCGCCGCCGGACCCTGCTGGCCATGGCGCACCACCCCTCTCCCGTCTACGGCCGCCAGCTGATGTTCCGCGCGCTGCGGATGCTCGCCAACGAGCTGCCCGGCGTGGGGCTCGCCGTCTTCGGACCCGGTACCCGCTCGGAGGAGTTCCTCCGCGATGCCCGCGAGTCCCAGGTCGAGCAGCACCTGGAGGACCTGGGCGAGCTGGAGCACTCGCGGGCGCTGGCGCTGATCGCCCGCTGCGATGCCTTCATCCGGCCCACCACGCACGACGGGGATGCCATCTCCGTGCGAGAGGCGCTCGCGCTCGGCGTGCCGTGCGTGGCCAGCGACGTGTGCACGCGGCCACACGGGGCCTACACCTTCCGCGCGGGCAACGCGATGGACCTGGCGGACCAGGTGAAGCGCGCGCTCGCGAACGGGCCCGCGCAGGTGGTGTCACCGGACGCCGGTCCGGTGCTGTTCGAGCTGTACGGCGCTCTGGCGCAATCCACGATGGTTGGAGGAGGCGAGACACATGCGGCGCAGTGAGGAATTGGAGGTGGCCCGCCGGGCCCTTCGTGGCAGGGACCTGGTGGTGTTCTCCAACGACTGGGATGGGGACCCGCTGTCCAAGGTCCACATCATGCGGATCCTCTCCCGGGACAACCGTGTCCTCTGGGTGAACAGCATCGGCAACCGGGCCCCGAAGGCCAACGCGCACGATCTGCAGCGCATCTGGAAGAAGCTGGCCTCGTTCACCGAGGGCATTCGCGAGGTGGAGCCGAACCTCTTCGTGCTCGCCCCGCTGGCCATTCCCTTCTACGGCTCGGAGGCGGTGCGCGCGGCGAACCGCGAGCTGCTGCGCGCCCAGGTGCTGCGCGCCATGAAGTCGCTGCACTTCAAGCGGCCCATCTCCTGGTCGTTCCTGCCGGCCTCGGCGCCGGTGTCCGGGCGGCTGGGCGAGGAGTTCGTCGTCTACCACTGCGTGGACGAGTTCTCCGCCTTCAGCGACACCAACGGCCGGCACATCGCCGAGCTGGAGGAGAAGCTGATGCGCCGGGCGGACCTGGTCATCACCTCGGCGGAGCGGCTGCGGGAGAACAAGGCGCGCGTCAACCCGAACACGGTGCTGGTGCGCCACGGCGTGGACTTCAACCACTTCGTGAAGGCGTGCGATGCGTCCACGCCGATTCCGGAGGACATCGCGAAGCTGCCTCGGCCCATCCTGGGCTTCTTCGGGCTGGTGGCGGACTGGGTGGACCTGGAGGCCATCGCCGCGGCGGCGAAGGCGCACCCCGAGGGCTCGGTGGTGGTGATCGGCAAGGTGGCGCCGGACGTGGATCCGTCGGTGCTCAAGTCCGAGCCCAACATCCACCTGCTGGGGCGCAAGCAGTACGCGGAGCTGCCCGGCTACTGCCGTGCCTTCGACGTGGCGCTCATGCCCTTCAAGGTGAACGAGCTCACGCTCAACGCCAACCCGCTCAAGGTGCGCGAGTACCTGGCGGCGGGCCTGCCCGTGGTGTCCTCGGACATCCCCGAGGTGCGCAAGGTGGGCCTGTGCAAGCTGGCGAAGGACACCCAGGACTTCGTGCGGAAGATCGACGAGTGCCTCGCGGAGGGCGCTGGCCCCACCCGTGAGCGCGCCGAGCGCATCCGCCACGAGAGCTGGGAGGCCAAGGTGGAGGAGATCCGCGGCTTCGTGGGCGAGGCGATGCTCAAGGCCGGGCGCGGTCTGTAGTCACGCCCGGCTCGAGCTCAGGGCCCCGTGCAGGCGGGGTCCGGATGGCTCCCGGTGCAGTCGATCATCCGCATCGCGCCGGTGAGCCCGTCCACCTGGAGCAGGTGGTGCACCACACCCCCGCGCTCCTTGATGCGAAGGGGCCCCTGGGGCGGCGCCGCGGTCTTGTCGCAGTCCTTGGGGGAACCCACCGTACCGCGCTGGCGCGGCTGGGCGCTCCGGGCCAGCCAGCACAGCCCGTCCAGGGCGGAGATGTCCAACGTGTCGGGCACGGGAATCGGCTCGCCCACCGCGACACAGGTGCAGCCCCCGGTGCCACAGGCGTTCGCCTGACAGGCCGCGGAGGGGCAGTCGACGCCCCACTTGTCGTCCGGGTTCGTACACCCCAGCTGCTCCCAGCGGATGATGTGTCCCGGGCGGTCCGCGCGCGGGTGCACGGCCAGTCGCACGGGGTACTGCCCCTTGCGGGCGGAGGTGCGGGCCTGGATCGCCAGGATGGAGATCTCCCGGAGCCCATCGCGCTCGTTCTGCTTGAGCCGCACGTCGTCCATGTTCACCAGGGCGATGGAGGCGATCACTCCGATCACCGCGAGCGTCACGGCGATCTCCATCAGGGTCGTTCCCCTCTGGGTGCGCTTCATGGAATCACCCCCGCGTAGGAGTAGTTGCGAGGCATGACCTCGACGGTGGCGGTGCGCCGCTTGTAGCCGTCCTGGGGGTTGCCGTCCGCATCCAGGACGAAATCGCCGCCGCTCTTCCTGGCCAGCGCGGGATCCGCCCGCGAGGTGCGAGTGGTCACCGTGAGCTCCACCATGCGCAACCTGCGCATCAGCGCGTCCCTCGCGGTGGGCTCGTCCGCGCTGGCCGTCCAGAGAGTGCCGCCGGGCATGGGCACCAGCGCGTTGCAGGTCGCGTCACACGAGTCGATCGCCGGACGGGCGGGAGCGGCGGTCGTATCGGGGAACCAGAGGACATTCGCGTCCAGCTCGGCGAGGTTGTCCTTCACCCCCAGCCGCGCCCGCAGCTGCTCGACGTCCCGGGACAGGGCCACCCAGGGGGCGGGGGGCAGGCCCGGCCTCACGTCCGAGGTCTGCTCGTGACGCTCGAGCACCGGCCCGCCGCTCTTCCAGTTGATGCGGAAGGAGATTCCGCGCACGGGCATGACGAAGGCGCCCGCGGTGTCGTGCTGCCAGAAGTTGGTGTACTCGGTCGACGGGGTCGCGCCGGGCGCCGAGCACAGGTCTCCCACGGGCGGAGGATTGCCCGGCAGCCCCGGGACGATCGTCACCTGCCAATAGGGGATGGGCACGCTCGTCACCTCGTTGGCGGCCCGCACCTGCATGATGCAGGCGGTCCGCGTGGCGGGCTTGACCACCATCACCAGCCGGTCCATCAGCGCGGCGGGGTTGGTGAGCATGCACAACGTGTCGCCGCTCCGGTACAGGGAGGGG
This is a stretch of genomic DNA from Archangium violaceum. It encodes these proteins:
- a CDS encoding pilus assembly FimT family protein; this translates as MKRTQRGTTLMEIAVTLAVIGVIASIALVNMDDVRLKQNERDGLREISILAIQARTSARKGQYPVRLAVHPRADRPGHIIRWEQLGCTNPDDKWGVDCPSAACQANACGTGGCTCVAVGEPIPVPDTLDISALDGLCWLARSAQPRQRGTVGSPKDCDKTAAPPQGPLRIKERGGVVHHLLQVDGLTGAMRMIDCTGSHPDPACTGP
- a CDS encoding serine O-acetyltransferase, with translation MGIDAMTLYRMARKLHLRGVPVLPAVLRKAIHFLHGSYIPAEAEIGEGTQLGYGGMGIVIHKDARIGRHCLISHQVTIGGRSGLKDLPVIGDYVRIGAGAKILGNIHIGDFAVIGANAVVVRDVAPGAVVGGIPAKEIRRDPDPLAAYEREMGLRPPVRRPEAVPSVPPSASSAAR
- a CDS encoding glycosyltransferase, with the translated sequence MRRSEELEVARRALRGRDLVVFSNDWDGDPLSKVHIMRILSRDNRVLWVNSIGNRAPKANAHDLQRIWKKLASFTEGIREVEPNLFVLAPLAIPFYGSEAVRAANRELLRAQVLRAMKSLHFKRPISWSFLPASAPVSGRLGEEFVVYHCVDEFSAFSDTNGRHIAELEEKLMRRADLVITSAERLRENKARVNPNTVLVRHGVDFNHFVKACDASTPIPEDIAKLPRPILGFFGLVADWVDLEAIAAAAKAHPEGSVVVIGKVAPDVDPSVLKSEPNIHLLGRKQYAELPGYCRAFDVALMPFKVNELTLNANPLKVREYLAAGLPVVSSDIPEVRKVGLCKLAKDTQDFVRKIDECLAEGAGPTRERAERIRHESWEAKVEEIRGFVGEAMLKAGRGL
- a CDS encoding PilW family protein; the protein is MKQRVAGNGGFSLLEVMVASSISLIVLAAALWSAAELQRRGTLEESLMSAQNAMRAVRDLLVVDLQRAGTGAGSARLVFGSRPSGAADVRYAITVSASEPFNGSGLFPEDTSFALPTGPYATRASDALQVWTWDTEAEDAAGQPIPMLPLDTCPTPPPAPSLYRSGDTLCMLTNPAALMDRLVMVVKPATRTACIMQVRAANEVTSVPIPYWQVTIVPGLPGNPPPVGDLCSAPGATPSTEYTNFWQHDTAGAFVMPVRGISFRINWKSGGPVLERHEQTSDVRPGLPPAPWVALSRDVEQLRARLGVKDNLAELDANVLWFPDTTAAPARPAIDSCDATCNALVPMPGGTLWTASADEPTARDALMRRLRMVELTVTTRTSRADPALARKSGGDFVLDADGNPQDGYKRRTATVEVMPRNYSYAGVIP
- a CDS encoding glycosyltransferase family 4 protein: MRVLLVGDYPPPHGGVAIHVQQLHGYLRERGVEAVVLDIGKGGRPAPDVIPVRTPTQYGKRLAGFLRDGWTVHVHTSGNNPKSWMLAATAGVRAPRSQRIITLHSGLLPDYLGASVSRRAFARVALAGYSRVVAVSEAVREALLRCGIPEKKVVVYPAFCGSQVKPGVETLEIREARRRRRTLLAMAHHPSPVYGRQLMFRALRMLANELPGVGLAVFGPGTRSEEFLRDARESQVEQHLEDLGELEHSRALALIARCDAFIRPTTHDGDAISVREALALGVPCVASDVCTRPHGAYTFRAGNAMDLADQVKRALANGPAQVVSPDAGPVLFELYGALAQSTMVGGGETHAAQ